From the genome of Lawsonella clevelandensis, one region includes:
- a CDS encoding ParA family protein, with amino-acid sequence MAVRSQEPEKGSADDGATSGSEKIGPTGRPLRTIPTPQPKTKHGPAVVLSMCNQKGGVGKTTSSINLGASLAEAGRRVLLVDLDPQGALSAGLGIQSYDLDTTVYNLLVDNSVSVDEVIVRTRTENLDVIPANIDLSAAEIQLVSEVGREQSLYRAIYPVMDRYDYILVDCQPSLGLLTVNALACSDGVIIPMECEFFSMRGLALLTDTMDKVRSRLNPRLSLTGILVTLYDGRTLHARDVMARLMEAFGDTVFETVITRTVRFPETSVAGEPIITWASSSPGAQQYRQLAAEVIERIER; translated from the coding sequence ATGGCAGTTCGGTCGCAGGAGCCTGAGAAGGGCAGTGCCGACGACGGCGCGACGAGCGGGTCCGAAAAAATCGGCCCCACTGGGCGACCACTTCGCACAATCCCCACCCCGCAGCCAAAGACAAAGCATGGCCCTGCCGTTGTGCTCTCCATGTGCAACCAAAAAGGGGGAGTCGGCAAAACCACGTCCTCCATTAACCTGGGAGCATCGCTCGCCGAGGCCGGACGCCGTGTATTGCTTGTCGATCTCGATCCACAAGGCGCGCTCTCGGCAGGCTTGGGAATCCAAAGTTATGACCTGGACACAACGGTCTACAACTTACTGGTGGACAACTCCGTGAGCGTCGATGAGGTTATTGTACGTACCCGCACCGAAAACCTTGATGTCATCCCCGCTAATATTGATCTTTCTGCCGCTGAGATTCAGCTTGTCTCAGAAGTGGGGCGGGAACAGTCCCTTTACCGGGCTATTTATCCGGTGATGGATCGCTATGACTACATTTTGGTGGACTGCCAGCCGTCCCTCGGTCTCCTTACCGTTAATGCCCTAGCGTGCTCCGACGGAGTCATCATCCCGATGGAGTGCGAGTTTTTCTCCATGCGTGGTCTTGCCCTTCTTACCGACACTATGGATAAAGTCCGCTCTCGCCTCAATCCACGACTGTCCCTTACCGGCATCCTCGTCACCCTCTATGATGGTCGTACTCTGCATGCGCGGGACGTAATGGCGCGTCTCATGGAAGCCTTTGGCGATACCGTGTTCGAAACTGTCATCACGCGTACAGTCCGGTTCCCTGAAACCTCGGTGGCTGGTGAACCTATCATTACATGGGCTTCCTCCTCACCCGGTGCACAGCAATACCGACAGCTTGCAGCGGAAGTTATTGAACGAATTGAGCGCTAA